Proteins found in one uncultured Desulfuromonas sp. genomic segment:
- the lptA gene encoding lipopolysaccharide transport periplasmic protein LptA — MRLLFLIVCIVLVGLSPAMAEPEMEHDASQPIHVTSQRLEANDAKGFFIFTGEVQAQQGDVTIYAQKMTIYYSDGEQKQVDRVVAEQDVRIVQLNRVATGQKAIFWQKDGRVELTGDPRVVQGENVVEGEKIIVYLNDSRSIVEGGKQGRVKAVFVPGESTE; from the coding sequence ATGCGCTTGTTGTTTCTTATCGTATGTATTGTCCTGGTTGGATTGTCTCCCGCCATGGCTGAACCGGAAATGGAACATGATGCCAGTCAGCCGATTCATGTGACCTCACAGCGTCTTGAAGCCAACGACGCAAAAGGGTTCTTTATTTTTACCGGTGAGGTGCAGGCACAGCAGGGTGATGTCACCATATATGCTCAAAAAATGACAATTTACTATTCAGATGGTGAACAGAAGCAGGTTGATCGCGTTGTGGCTGAACAGGACGTACGGATTGTCCAATTGAATCGGGTTGCCACGGGGCAAAAAGCGATTTTCTGGCAAAAAGACGGGCGGGTAGAGCTGACAGGGGATCCCCGTGTTGTCCAGGGTGAAAACGTGGTTGAGGGCGAGAAAATTATCGTTTACCTCAATGATAGTCGCAGTATCGTTGAGGGGGGAAAACAGGGGCGTGTTAAGGCCGTCTTTGTGCCGGGAGAATCCACCGAGTGA
- the raiA gene encoding ribosome-associated translation inhibitor RaiA, giving the protein MQISVTFRHMDTSEPVRNYVEEKLVRVNKYIEEPIDAQVVLTVEKKIRHNAEVALVAKGVTIKASAEVTDDMYAAIDAVVDKLERQLKRYKEKLKRHSSRKGKERDLTKTIYEAASVEEGHPEPKVIRSHSFSIKPMSVDEAVMQMDLLQKEFLVFTDDDTEEVNVIYRRKDGNYGLIVPKS; this is encoded by the coding sequence ATGCAAATTTCAGTGACGTTTCGCCATATGGACACCAGTGAACCGGTTCGTAATTATGTTGAAGAAAAACTGGTTCGCGTTAATAAGTATATTGAAGAACCCATTGATGCTCAGGTTGTTTTGACCGTTGAAAAAAAGATCCGCCACAATGCTGAGGTTGCTCTTGTTGCCAAAGGGGTGACGATCAAAGCTTCTGCTGAAGTGACTGATGATATGTATGCTGCGATTGACGCAGTCGTCGATAAATTGGAGCGCCAACTGAAGCGCTACAAGGAAAAACTCAAGCGTCACTCGAGCCGTAAAGGCAAAGAGCGTGATCTGACCAAGACCATCTATGAGGCCGCCAGTGTCGAGGAAGGACATCCAGAGCCAAAGGTTATCCGCAGCCACAGCTTCTCCATCAAGCCGATGTCGGTTGACGAAGCGGTGATGCAAATGGATTTACTGCAAAAAGAGTTTCTGGTTTTTACCGATGATGACACAGAAGAGGTGAACGTCATTTATCGTCGAAAAGATGGTAACTACGGTTTGATTGTCCCGAAAAGCTAA
- a CDS encoding PTS sugar transporter subunit IIA, with product MIGLVIATHADLAAQLLEAAQGIIGPVSHTRTMCLDKQCNPEALAQQMAQLIAEVGSDGDGVLVMTDMFGGTPANVAARFLSDPGIEVINGVNLPMLLKFPNGRQSKTLAELTQFLQDYGQKSVVVSRDLIGCGTN from the coding sequence ATGATAGGATTGGTCATTGCCACGCATGCCGATTTGGCCGCACAATTGTTGGAGGCGGCACAGGGCATTATTGGCCCGGTGAGTCACACCCGTACCATGTGCCTTGATAAACAATGTAATCCTGAGGCTCTTGCTCAGCAGATGGCCCAGCTGATTGCTGAGGTGGGAAGTGACGGTGATGGTGTTTTGGTGATGACCGACATGTTTGGTGGTACTCCGGCGAATGTTGCCGCTCGCTTTTTATCCGATCCTGGTATTGAGGTCATTAATGGGGTCAACCTGCCAATGCTGTTGAAGTTTCCTAACGGCCGACAGTCGAAAACTTTGGCCGAGCTGACTCAGTTCCTTCAAGATTATGGGCAAAAAAGTGTCGTTGTTTCTCGCGACCTGATTGGGTGTGGGACCAACTGA
- the rpoN gene encoding RNA polymerase factor sigma-54 translates to MALELRQQLKLSQQLVMTPQLQQAIKLLQLSRVELEEVVNQELEENPVLEEVSEVDENRKVESEAVSPDADEGVPDNNPEKTQEVVEADGLAQIDDWQTYLQGFSQGGSVAESFDDEDHPSYENLLTPKITLSDHLMWQLNLSSIAGHDKVIAAAIIGNIDDAGYLRTPLEDICQQTESTQDQVEDVLYRVQLFDPAGVAARDLPECLQLQLAYLGLKGSLAERIITDYSKELEERRYPIIAKQCKVSVDDVLDAARFLSSLDPRPGSQFSESDIHYITPDIFVYKVADEYVVSLNDDGLANLKISSYYSNALSGKEIDSETSEYIQEKMRGALWLIKSIHQRQRTIFRVTKSIVKFQREFFDHGISYLKPLVLRDVAEDIEMHESTISRVTTNKYVQTPQGLFELKFFFNSGIGTTGGDSVASESVKNRIKEIIAEENEKKPYSDQKIVNMLKEDGIDIARRTVTKYREMLGIGSSTARKRLF, encoded by the coding sequence ATGGCCCTTGAGTTACGTCAACAATTAAAGCTCAGTCAACAGCTGGTAATGACACCCCAGTTGCAGCAAGCGATTAAATTGCTGCAACTGTCACGTGTTGAGCTGGAAGAGGTGGTCAATCAAGAACTGGAAGAGAACCCAGTACTTGAAGAAGTCTCTGAGGTTGACGAAAATCGTAAAGTTGAATCTGAAGCTGTTTCGCCTGATGCGGATGAAGGCGTTCCTGATAATAACCCGGAAAAGACTCAGGAAGTTGTCGAGGCGGACGGCCTGGCCCAGATAGATGACTGGCAAACCTACCTCCAGGGGTTTTCTCAGGGCGGAAGCGTTGCGGAATCTTTTGATGATGAAGATCATCCTTCCTACGAAAACCTGCTGACCCCGAAAATTACACTGTCTGATCATCTGATGTGGCAGCTTAATTTGTCGAGTATTGCCGGCCACGATAAAGTGATTGCTGCTGCGATCATTGGCAATATCGATGATGCCGGTTATTTGCGAACACCTCTTGAAGATATCTGTCAACAAACGGAATCAACTCAGGATCAGGTTGAAGATGTTCTCTACCGCGTCCAATTATTTGATCCGGCAGGCGTTGCCGCACGAGATCTTCCTGAATGTCTGCAGTTGCAGCTGGCTTATCTTGGGTTGAAGGGCAGTCTGGCAGAACGGATCATCACGGATTACTCCAAAGAACTTGAGGAGCGCCGTTATCCCATCATTGCCAAGCAATGCAAAGTCAGCGTTGATGACGTTCTTGACGCCGCTCGATTCCTGTCGAGTCTTGATCCTCGTCCCGGCAGTCAATTCAGCGAATCCGATATTCATTACATCACGCCGGACATTTTTGTTTACAAAGTTGCTGACGAATATGTTGTCTCTTTGAACGATGATGGTCTGGCCAATCTTAAGATCAGCTCCTATTACTCCAATGCCTTGTCGGGTAAAGAGATTGACAGTGAGACCAGCGAGTATATCCAGGAAAAGATGCGTGGTGCGTTATGGTTGATTAAAAGCATCCATCAGCGGCAACGGACGATTTTCCGGGTTACCAAGAGTATCGTTAAATTCCAGCGTGAGTTTTTTGACCATGGCATCAGTTATTTAAAACCCCTGGTGTTGCGCGATGTGGCCGAAGATATCGAAATGCATGAATCGACGATCAGCCGTGTCACGACAAACAAATATGTTCAGACTCCTCAGGGCCTTTTTGAACTGAAATTCTTCTTTAACAGTGGAATCGGTACGACCGGTGGTGATTCCGTTGCTTCAGAGAGTGTTAAAAATCGTATTAAGGAAATAATTGCAGAAGAAAATGAGAAAAAACCGTATTCTGATCAAAAGATTGTTAATATGTTGAAAGAGGATGGCATTGATATTGCCCGACGTACGGTCACCAAGTATCGGGAAATGCTCGGGATAGGTTCCTCTACGGCGCGCAAGCGTTTATTTTAA
- the rapZ gene encoding RNase adapter RapZ — translation MRFIVITGLSGSGKSTAAKVLEDEGFYVIDNFPLTLLPAFFEQGGGNVIDSVGVAIVMDVRNPHFITGYEQIFAAVRQAGHEPEIYFFDAADDELIRRFSTTRRRHPLSNYSTVSAAISQERSLLQPLRDIATVVFDTTLLSVHQLKAAVLRTLHGSPDAGVPMSIRLQSFGFRYGVPLESDLVIDVRFLPNPHYDEALRPLTGCDKPVRDFVLSQPECREFLQRTQSWLDFLIPRYRREGKRYLTISIGCTGGHHRSVALVEALRDCLKESQDVTITHRDLIKEEG, via the coding sequence GTGAGGTTTATTGTTATTACCGGCTTGTCCGGTTCAGGAAAATCAACGGCAGCCAAAGTCCTCGAAGATGAGGGCTTTTATGTTATTGATAATTTCCCCTTGACCCTGTTACCAGCTTTCTTTGAACAGGGTGGAGGTAATGTCATCGATTCGGTCGGTGTGGCGATTGTTATGGATGTCCGTAATCCACATTTTATTACGGGTTATGAGCAGATTTTTGCTGCAGTGCGTCAGGCTGGCCATGAACCGGAAATTTACTTTTTTGATGCTGCAGACGATGAACTGATTCGACGTTTTTCGACAACGCGCCGTCGTCACCCCTTGTCGAACTACAGCACCGTCTCAGCAGCGATTTCTCAGGAACGCAGCCTGCTACAGCCTTTGCGAGATATCGCCACGGTTGTTTTTGATACGACTTTATTGTCGGTGCATCAGCTTAAAGCGGCTGTGTTGCGAACGCTACACGGTTCTCCAGACGCCGGGGTGCCAATGAGCATCCGGCTGCAGTCTTTTGGCTTTCGCTACGGTGTTCCTCTTGAGTCGGATCTGGTCATTGATGTTCGTTTTTTGCCGAATCCTCACTACGATGAAGCCTTACGGCCGTTGACAGGTTGTGATAAACCTGTCCGTGATTTTGTTCTTAGCCAACCGGAATGTCGCGAGTTTCTTCAGCGGACACAATCCTGGCTTGATTTTCTCATCCCGCGTTATCGGCGAGAAGGCAAACGTTACCTGACTATTTCCATTGGCTGTACAGGAGGGCATCATCGCAGTGTTGCGCTTGTCGAAGCATTACGGGATTGTCTCAAAGAATCACAAGATGTTACCATCACTCATCGCGACCTGATAAAGGAGGAAGGATGA
- a CDS encoding PTS sugar transporter subunit IIC, with product MILAWLGVLCVILLCGLDRTAIGQFQLGRPLVCAAGAGYLLGVFPEAFQLGLMMELLWLMRVPVGAAVAPDDTTATLGGVILLYLFSYGQPRQDLVLVVAVAVIALTTAEIGRVFDIRTRHQNEKCFQNAVSHLAEQQWSVFQQNHLRCAVLFALASLMSVACVVAVGGLFLTLLLPWLTPLTAGHPVLLVTVFPLVGIAAMIAVLQVRKTIPLFVCGFLLTYGLLQLMEM from the coding sequence TTGATCTTGGCGTGGCTGGGTGTTCTTTGCGTAATTCTCCTCTGTGGACTGGACCGAACCGCTATTGGCCAATTTCAGTTGGGACGGCCTTTGGTGTGTGCTGCTGGCGCCGGTTATCTGTTAGGAGTGTTTCCAGAAGCCTTTCAGTTGGGCTTGATGATGGAGTTGCTCTGGCTGATGCGGGTCCCGGTGGGAGCAGCTGTTGCCCCCGATGATACCACGGCGACTCTGGGCGGGGTTATTTTGCTGTATCTCTTTTCTTATGGCCAACCCCGGCAAGATCTGGTGCTCGTGGTTGCTGTGGCCGTAATTGCTCTGACGACAGCAGAAATCGGCAGGGTGTTCGACATTCGTACCCGGCACCAGAACGAAAAATGTTTTCAGAACGCCGTATCCCATCTTGCCGAGCAACAATGGTCTGTTTTTCAGCAAAACCATTTACGTTGTGCTGTTCTTTTTGCCCTGGCGTCCCTGATGTCCGTGGCGTGTGTCGTTGCCGTGGGTGGTTTGTTTTTAACCCTGTTGTTACCGTGGCTAACGCCTCTTACCGCGGGTCATCCGGTTCTGTTGGTTACGGTGTTTCCTCTCGTTGGTATTGCGGCGATGATCGCGGTATTGCAGGTCAGAAAGACGATTCCACTGTTTGTCTGCGGTTTTTTATTGACCTATGGCCTTCTACAATTGATGGAGATGTAG
- a CDS encoding PTS sugar transporter subunit IIB has translation MSIVLARVDNRLIHGQVLEAWVPHVQADCLIVVDDVVAQDPFRKQLMIAVVPGELTVEVCSHEDVDQLCSAHLLDAHNVIVLFSTPQDALQAYREGIHFTCLNLGNMHAQEGKRCLSRTLFVGPEDQEDLNALCRLGVMISAQCIPTDRVMRWDCHDEELKG, from the coding sequence ATGTCGATCGTTCTGGCACGCGTTGATAACCGGCTGATTCATGGCCAGGTTCTGGAAGCCTGGGTGCCTCATGTGCAGGCCGATTGTTTGATTGTGGTCGATGACGTTGTCGCTCAAGACCCATTTCGTAAGCAGTTGATGATCGCGGTCGTTCCGGGTGAATTGACTGTCGAGGTTTGCTCTCACGAAGACGTTGATCAACTCTGTTCGGCCCATTTACTCGATGCACACAATGTTATTGTGTTGTTTTCAACGCCGCAAGATGCTCTTCAGGCCTATCGTGAGGGGATTCATTTTACCTGCCTGAATCTGGGCAATATGCATGCTCAAGAAGGGAAACGCTGTCTTTCCCGCACTCTGTTTGTTGGTCCCGAAGACCAAGAGGATCTCAACGCTTTGTGTCGCCTTGGCGTGATGATTTCCGCTCAATGTATTCCGACGGATCGTGTCATGCGATGGGATTGTCATGACGAGGAACTCAAGGGGTAG
- the ptsP gene encoding phosphoenolpyruvate--protein phosphotransferase: MTSSVKSKQIERHHAVAASPGIAIGEVYLLDRQRVSVVEYDIPGEQISAEIDIFHAAVEKSRQQLRDIQHQLSHHTQSEHFYIIDTQLMILDDEMLLTGTTSFIQEKQINASAALKRVLKKFRATFECIEDEYLRERGSDIELVGERILRNIRGKNQQQIQNLDRKSIVIAHDLSPADTLQMDKEQVIGFVTDLGGRTSHTAILARSLGLPAVVGLETITSTVSTGMAIIIDGSHGEVILNPDPATLQEYLEKKRRYEFYQQHLQTFCALPACTADGVKVTLQANIELPDEADIALKNGATGIGLLRTEFMYMARSTPPSEQDQFEGYKALVEKIHPSPVTIRTLDIGGDKFVQDLSLQDEANPAMGLRSIRLSLHEKHLFRIQLRAILRASAYGCIRLMFPMISGVTEVRACRQILNDVMEELRQERIAFDENLPVGIMIETPSAVFLADLLAQEVDFFSVGTNDLIQYCLAVDRSNEHVAYLYDPCHPAILRALKMISDAAKQAGISASICGEMAAEPMYSLVLLAMGYTDMSMNSCGLSRVKKILRQWHSADGQALLEQILSRSTATQIAADLRQTVLRHFPHDMQEWEI, from the coding sequence ATGACAAGTTCGGTGAAGAGTAAACAGATAGAGCGCCATCATGCCGTCGCGGCTTCTCCTGGCATTGCCATAGGTGAAGTTTATCTGCTTGATCGTCAACGGGTTAGTGTTGTTGAGTATGATATTCCCGGCGAACAAATTTCCGCGGAAATCGATATTTTCCATGCAGCTGTCGAGAAATCGCGGCAACAACTTCGAGACATCCAGCATCAATTGTCCCACCATACCCAATCGGAACATTTTTACATCATCGACACTCAGTTGATGATTCTTGACGACGAGATGCTCCTGACGGGAACAACAAGTTTTATTCAGGAAAAACAGATTAATGCCTCGGCTGCTTTAAAGCGAGTTCTTAAGAAATTCAGGGCCACATTTGAGTGCATTGAGGATGAATACCTCAGGGAACGAGGTTCAGATATTGAGCTGGTCGGTGAGCGAATCCTGCGCAATATCCGTGGTAAAAATCAGCAACAGATACAGAATCTTGACCGTAAGTCGATTGTCATTGCTCACGACTTGTCGCCGGCAGACACTCTGCAGATGGACAAGGAACAGGTGATCGGTTTTGTAACGGACCTGGGGGGACGGACATCCCATACAGCAATTTTGGCCCGCTCGCTGGGGTTGCCGGCGGTGGTTGGTCTTGAAACGATTACTTCCACGGTTTCAACCGGGATGGCCATCATTATTGACGGCAGCCATGGTGAGGTAATCCTTAATCCTGATCCGGCAACACTGCAAGAGTACCTCGAAAAGAAACGACGCTACGAATTTTACCAGCAACATCTGCAAACCTTCTGCGCGTTGCCTGCTTGTACCGCCGATGGAGTCAAGGTCACGCTTCAGGCGAATATTGAGTTGCCCGATGAGGCGGATATTGCCCTGAAAAACGGCGCGACGGGGATCGGTTTGTTGCGCACCGAATTCATGTACATGGCTCGCTCAACTCCGCCGTCCGAGCAGGATCAGTTTGAAGGGTATAAGGCGCTGGTGGAGAAAATTCATCCTTCTCCTGTCACCATCCGCACTTTGGATATTGGTGGCGACAAGTTTGTTCAGGATCTCAGCCTGCAGGACGAAGCCAATCCGGCCATGGGGTTGCGCTCAATTCGCTTGTCTTTGCACGAAAAACATCTGTTCCGCATCCAGTTACGAGCGATTTTGCGTGCTTCAGCCTACGGTTGTATCCGTTTGATGTTTCCGATGATCTCCGGGGTGACGGAAGTGCGCGCCTGCCGCCAGATTCTTAATGACGTCATGGAGGAGTTGCGCCAGGAACGCATTGCTTTTGATGAAAACCTTCCGGTCGGAATCATGATTGAAACTCCTTCAGCGGTTTTTCTGGCAGATTTGTTGGCCCAAGAAGTGGACTTTTTCTCGGTCGGCACCAATGATCTGATTCAATATTGCCTGGCTGTTGACCGTAGCAACGAGCATGTGGCTTATCTCTATGACCCCTGTCATCCAGCGATTCTCAGAGCATTGAAAATGATCTCTGATGCGGCCAAACAGGCCGGAATTTCAGCCTCTATCTGTGGTGAAATGGCGGCAGAACCCATGTACAGTCTGGTATTGCTGGCCATGGGCTATACCGATATGTCCATGAACAGTTGCGGGTTGTCACGCGTCAAGAAGATCCTGCGTCAATGGCATTCAGCGGATGGCCAAGCCCTTCTCGAACAGATCCTCTCACGATCCACTGCCACACAGATCGCTGCTGACTTGCGCCAGACCGTCCTGCGGCATTTTCCCCATGATATGCAGGAATGGGAGATTTGA
- a CDS encoding HPr family phosphocarrier protein — protein MQVKKSVEITNRLGLHARAAAQFVQVAGQFASEVFVDKDGFEVNGKSIMGILMLAAPKGTIIEIRTEGEDAQQAMNGLEKLIHDKFGEE, from the coding sequence ATGCAAGTAAAGAAAAGCGTAGAAATTACCAACCGCCTTGGACTTCATGCACGTGCCGCCGCCCAGTTTGTACAGGTCGCCGGACAATTTGCATCTGAAGTTTTTGTTGATAAAGATGGTTTCGAGGTCAATGGTAAAAGCATCATGGGGATTTTGATGCTGGCAGCTCCCAAGGGGACAATTATCGAAATTCGCACAGAAGGTGAGGATGCCCAACAGGCGATGAATGGTCTGGAGAAATTAATTCATGACAAGTTCGGTGAAGAGTAA
- the lptB gene encoding LPS export ABC transporter ATP-binding protein, with protein sequence MSHLLKATGLTKSYRRRTVVNGVDLEVRSGQVIGLLGPNGAGKTTSFYMMVGLVKPDQGHVFIDDVEVSQWPMYQRAGAGVAYLPQESSVFRKLTVEQNLLAILEYHVSDAEQRRERLATLLGDFRLEHVAKSPGYALSGGERRRTEIARALVIDPRFILLDEPFAGIDPLAVIDIQNIILDLKKRGIGVLISDHNVRETLGVCDSAYILNAGTIFEHGTPEEIATSSTAREIYLGEDFRL encoded by the coding sequence GTGAGTCACCTTCTCAAAGCCACAGGCCTGACAAAGTCTTATCGACGCCGGACTGTTGTCAACGGTGTTGATCTTGAGGTCCGCTCCGGACAGGTCATTGGTTTGTTGGGGCCAAACGGTGCCGGCAAAACAACGTCTTTTTATATGATGGTCGGCTTGGTGAAACCGGATCAGGGTCACGTGTTTATCGATGATGTCGAGGTGAGCCAGTGGCCGATGTATCAGCGTGCTGGCGCAGGGGTGGCTTATCTGCCTCAGGAGTCTTCGGTTTTTCGCAAGTTGACGGTTGAGCAAAATTTGCTGGCAATCCTTGAATATCATGTCAGTGATGCAGAACAACGCCGCGAACGGTTGGCAACCCTGCTGGGTGATTTTCGTTTGGAACATGTGGCCAAATCTCCAGGGTATGCGTTGTCCGGCGGCGAACGTCGGCGTACGGAGATTGCTCGGGCGCTGGTGATTGATCCCCGGTTTATTTTGCTCGACGAACCTTTTGCCGGCATTGATCCGCTGGCTGTGATTGATATACAAAATATTATCCTCGATCTGAAAAAGCGCGGTATCGGCGTGCTGATCTCTGATCATAATGTCCGTGAAACGCTCGGCGTGTGCGACAGTGCTTACATCCTCAATGCGGGCACTATTTTTGAACACGGCACCCCGGAAGAGATCGCAACAAGTTCCACAGCGCGGGAAATTTACCTTGGGGAGGATTTCCGGCTATAA
- a CDS encoding PTS sugar transporter subunit IIA, translated as MKIVELLDPASVEADIQSVAKNEVLAEMTDVLLRSAKDLNREDVLSVLLERERLGSTGIGEGVAIPHGKLKKIDQLILAFGRSRKGVDFDSMDGKPAHLFFLLLAPEESISVHLKTLARISKLLKDTDVRDRLLMATSGEEIYEIIRVEETT; from the coding sequence ATGAAAATTGTTGAATTGCTCGATCCTGCTTCTGTTGAAGCCGATATTCAATCGGTGGCTAAAAACGAGGTCTTAGCTGAGATGACCGATGTGTTGTTGCGTTCGGCTAAGGATCTCAATCGTGAAGATGTCCTGTCGGTGCTCCTGGAACGTGAACGTCTGGGCAGTACCGGTATTGGGGAAGGCGTGGCTATCCCCCACGGTAAGCTTAAAAAGATTGATCAGTTGATTCTGGCTTTTGGGCGCAGTCGCAAGGGGGTGGATTTTGATTCTATGGATGGCAAACCGGCGCATCTTTTCTTTTTGTTGCTGGCTCCTGAAGAATCGATCAGTGTTCATCTGAAAACCCTGGCGCGTATCTCTAAATTGCTCAAAGATACCGACGTGCGAGACCGGTTACTTATGGCAACGAGTGGTGAGGAGATCTATGAGATTATCCGTGTAGAAGAAACAACCTGA
- the hprK gene encoding HPr(Ser) kinase/phosphatase: MAQLSVRELLEEQNTGLELEVLAGADGLHKCIESHRIQKPGLALAGHLSYLHPNRLQILGSTELSYLEKLTPETAAENVEQLCSLGFSCLIITKGQTPPKVLLEKTEHYAIPLLRTQMKSSAFISLITKFLEERLLPSTSVHGVLVDVFGVGVLLMGQSGIGKSECALDLVLRGHRLVADDVVKVRTKLPAVLFGEGSDLLHYHMEIRGLGIINIKHLFGVAAIRERKKIDVAMELQEWNDEATYDRLGLDEQHYELLGIKVPLLRIPVCPGRNISTIIEVGARNQLLKEMGYNSAREFQDRLEKRMAEVAQLHSHVIIGDNLE, translated from the coding sequence ATGGCGCAGTTGAGTGTACGTGAGTTGCTGGAAGAGCAGAACACTGGATTGGAACTCGAAGTGCTGGCTGGTGCTGACGGTCTTCACAAATGTATTGAATCGCATCGCATTCAAAAGCCCGGGTTGGCTTTAGCCGGGCATCTCAGCTATCTCCATCCAAACCGTCTGCAGATCCTTGGCTCTACCGAGCTCAGTTATCTTGAAAAACTCACCCCGGAAACTGCCGCTGAAAATGTTGAGCAGCTCTGTTCTCTGGGGTTTTCCTGTCTCATCATCACCAAGGGACAAACCCCGCCAAAAGTTTTGTTGGAAAAGACCGAACATTATGCGATTCCGCTATTGCGTACCCAGATGAAAAGTTCGGCATTTATTTCGCTTATCACGAAATTTCTTGAAGAGCGCTTACTGCCGTCGACGTCGGTCCATGGTGTTCTGGTCGATGTGTTTGGGGTGGGGGTCCTTCTCATGGGACAGAGTGGCATCGGTAAGAGCGAATGTGCTTTGGATCTGGTGCTGCGTGGCCATCGGCTCGTGGCAGATGACGTCGTCAAGGTTCGCACAAAATTACCTGCAGTGTTGTTTGGTGAAGGCAGCGACTTGCTTCATTACCATATGGAAATTCGTGGCTTGGGGATTATCAATATCAAGCATCTGTTCGGGGTTGCCGCTATCCGTGAGCGGAAGAAAATTGATGTCGCCATGGAGTTGCAGGAATGGAATGATGAGGCCACTTATGACCGTCTCGGCCTGGATGAGCAACATTACGAATTGCTGGGTATCAAAGTTCCCTTGTTACGGATCCCGGTCTGCCCAGGGAGAAATATTTCCACCATTATTGAAGTTGGAGCACGGAACCAACTTCTCAAAGAGATGGGCTACAATTCAGCACGTGAATTCCAGGATCGTCTGGAAAAACGTATGGCTGAAGTGGCGCAGTTGCATTCCCACGTTATTATTGGCGACAATCTGGAGTAG
- a CDS encoding PTS system mannose/fructose/sorbose family transporter subunit IID, with protein MSVEPLTKGRLCLLSLRSLFLQCSWNFKQFQGLGWVCLLLPELRRLYPDRALRPIVQRYLGYFNSNVFLVPTIAAAVLSLERRQRLEEPVPMSPQAFTEAVMAPFAAAGDAFFWGGLRPLCCAVAVVVGSLGYWWSPVLFLVLFNVPVLFIRLVGPWLGYQQGVMVVQLLQTYRIADAALVLKRLAVVVLGAVAAVLCHQMEMVTPYTGCMVPVVLGGVIGCTFILRQGIPLYFVIFALLGCVGIADQFFI; from the coding sequence ATGTCCGTCGAACCGTTGACTAAAGGGCGTTTATGCCTTTTAAGCCTGCGTAGCCTTTTTCTTCAATGTTCTTGGAACTTTAAGCAGTTTCAGGGGTTGGGGTGGGTGTGTCTCTTGCTACCTGAGCTGCGCCGTTTGTATCCTGATCGCGCGTTGCGACCGATTGTTCAACGCTATTTAGGCTATTTCAACAGTAATGTTTTTTTGGTGCCGACTATTGCTGCAGCCGTGTTGTCACTGGAGAGACGCCAACGGCTTGAAGAGCCGGTTCCCATGTCGCCGCAAGCATTCACTGAAGCGGTAATGGCGCCTTTTGCCGCTGCCGGCGACGCGTTTTTTTGGGGTGGTTTACGCCCCTTGTGTTGTGCCGTTGCTGTGGTTGTCGGGAGTTTGGGCTACTGGTGGTCGCCAGTGCTGTTTCTGGTTTTGTTCAACGTCCCTGTGCTGTTTATACGTTTGGTTGGCCCGTGGCTCGGGTATCAGCAAGGGGTTATGGTGGTTCAGCTTCTTCAGACCTATCGTATTGCTGATGCGGCGTTGGTTCTTAAGCGTTTGGCCGTTGTTGTTCTTGGTGCTGTCGCCGCTGTGCTTTGTCACCAGATGGAAATGGTGACGCCTTATACTGGGTGCATGGTTCCTGTTGTTTTGGGAGGCGTGATCGGTTGTACGTTTATTCTACGCCAGGGAATCCCTTTGTATTTTGTGATTTTTGCTCTTTTGGGATGTGTCGGTATTGCTGACCAGTTTTTTATCTAA